One Solanum pennellii chromosome 9, SPENNV200 DNA segment encodes these proteins:
- the LOC107031265 gene encoding acanthoscurrin-2-like, whose translation MHKGVGGGGGGIVGGSAGGGGIVGGSAGGGGLVGGSSGGGGLVGGSTGGGGLVGGSTGGGGLVGGSSGGGGLVGGSTGGCRVTGVSSIGGGLPEVSSGDGETTGLATSGDSSGGGIFKRSSKADKRFIGNLLS comes from the exons ATGCATAAGG GAGTTGGCGGTGGAGGTGGTGGAATAGTTGGGGGTTCTGCGGGAGGTGGTGGAATAGTTGGAGGTTCTGCGGGAGGTGGTGGACTAGTTGGGGGTTCTTCCGGAGGTGGTGGACTAGTTGGGGGTTCTACTGGAGGTGGTGGACTAGTTGGGGGTTCTACGGGAGGTGGTGGACTAGTTGGGGGTTCTTCTGGAGGTGGTGGACTAGTTGGGGGTTCTACCGGAGGTTGTAGAGTAACGGGGGTTTCTTCCATAGGTGGTGGACTACCTGAGGTTTCGTCTGGAGATGGTGAAACAACCGGACTTGCCACATCTGGAGATTCATCCGGAGGAGGGATATTCAAAAGATCATCAAAAGCAGACAAAAGATTTATCGGGAATCTTTTATCATGA
- the LOC107031264 gene encoding germin-like protein subfamily 1 member 17, producing MAFCVLAIILVTFGLLFSFGSSFDPNPLQDFCVTATNSNDAVFVNGKFCKDPKLATADDFFLTGLNVSGNPLPGLGSFVNLVDINRLAGLNTLGISLIRIDFAPYGLIPPHTHPRGTEIIVVLEGTLYVGFLAPNSSNPLKTKSFTKIMNKGDVFVFPQGLIHFQYNIGDTNAIVFGALNSQNAGLIVVGSELFGTNPPLVDDVLSKAFQLDKKMVIKLQGLFS from the exons atggCTTTTTGCGTCCTAGCAATTATTCTAGTCACTTTTggtcttcttttttcttttggttcttcATTTGATCCAAACCCTCTTCAAGATTTTTGTGTTACAGCTACTAATTCCAATGATGCAG TGTTTGTGAATGGAAAATTTTGCAAAgatccaaaattggccacagcAGATGATTTCTTTCTAACAGGACTTAACGTTAGCGGAAATCCTTTACCAGGACTTGGATCGTTTGTAAATTTAGTCGATATAAATCGTCTTGCTGGACTCAACACTCTTGGAATTTCACTAATTCGTATCGATTTTGCACCATATGGTTTAATTCCACCTCATACACACCCTCGTGGCACGGAAATTATTGTTGTCTTAGAGGGTACGTTGTACGTTGGATTTTTGGCTCCGAACTCTTCAAATCCATTAAAAACTAaatcttttacaaaaataatgaataaaggGGATGTATTTGTGTTTCCACAAGgattaattcattttcaatataatattgGAGATACAAATGCAATTGTTTTTGGTGCTTTGAATAGCCAAAATGCTGGGCTAATTGTGGTTGGAAGTGAATTATTTGGTACAAATCCACCACTTGTAGATGATGTTCTTTCAAAAGCATTTCAATTGGACAAGAAAATGGTGATAAAACTTCAAGGATTGTTCTCTTAA
- the LOC107031261 gene encoding germin-like protein subfamily 1 member 17 isoform X2, translated as MRMCWFKTTLTIIAFFCSPAYAYDLNPLQDLCVAVNDSKASVLVNGKICKDPKLAKADDFFASGLNVSGNAVPQLGFAVNIVDVNKMPGLNTLGISIVRADLEPQGLSPLHTHPRATELITILEGTIYAGFLAPDASNIFKSRLFSKIMNPGDVFVIPQGLIHFQYNVGHKNATLLASFNSQNPGVVMIPSTIFASDPPILDDVLAKGFRLDKKVINDLRKKFP; from the exons atGAGGATGTGCTGGTTCAAAACAACTTTAACCATTATTGCTTTCTTTTGTTCCCCTGCTTATGCTTATGATCTCAACCCTCTGCAAGATCTATGTGTTGCAGTTAACGACTCTAAGGCTTCAG TCTTAGTGAATGGAAAGATTTGCAAAGACCCGAAGCTTGCAAAAGCGGATGATTTCTTTGCTTCAGGTCTTAATGTTAGTGGAAATGCAGTGCCTCAGTTAGGCTTTGCTGTAAATATTGTGGATGTAAACAAGATGCCTGGACTCAACACTCTTGGTATTTCTATAGTTCGTGCTGATTTGGAACCACAGGGTCTCTCTCCACTTCACACGCACCCTCGAGCTACTGAGCTTATAACTATCCTAGAGGGTACTATCTATGCAGGATTTCTTGCCCCTGATGCTTCAAACATCTTTAAAAGTCGTCTCTTCTCTAAAATCATGAATCCTGGTGATGTGTTTGTGATCCCACAGGGGCTTATTCACTTCCAGTATAACGTTGGACACAAAAATGCTACTCTGCTTGCTTCTTTCAATAGTCAAAATCCTGGAGTCGTCATGATTCCTAGTACAATCTTTGCTTCAGATCCACCTATTCTAGACGATGTTCTGGCTAAAGGCTTCCGTCTTGATAAGAAAGTGATTAATGATCTTCGAAAGAAATTCCCCTAG
- the LOC107031263 gene encoding germin-like protein subfamily 1 member 7 isoform X1 — MALLILISVVFSVNFCSFVSAYDLDPLQDLCVAVQDSNQSAVFVNGRFCKDPKLANADDFYASGFNVSGMPTPTNLGFSVNALNVNRMPGLNTLGISMARADLEPFGLISPHIHPRATELILVLEGTIYVGFVVPDTRNPFKSRLFDKILHPGDAFVIPQSMVHIQYNLGTTNATHLSSFNSQNPGVHVISYQLFGSNPPILDDVLVKGFQLDKKVVDHLRAQFSSKS; from the exons ATGGCTTTGTTGATTTTAATTAGTGTAGTGTTTAGTGTTAACTTTTGTTCCTTTGTTTCTGCTTATGATCTTGATCCTCTTCAAGATCTATGTGTTGCTGTTCAAGATTCCAATCAATCTGCAG TATTTGTGAATGGAAGATTTTGCAAAGACCCAAAGCTAGCAAATGCAGATGATTTCTATGCATCAGGTTTCAATGTAAGTGGAATGCCAACACCAACAAATCTTGGGTTTTCTGTGAATGCATTGAACGTAAATCGAATGCCAGGACTGAACACTCTAGGCATTTCGATGGCTCGTGCTGATCTTGAACCCTTTGGATTGATCTCACCACACATTCATCCTCGAGCAACTGAGCTAATACTCGTATTGGAAGGTACTATCTACGTTGGATTTGTTGTTCCTGATACACGAAATCCTTTCAAATCGAGGCTATTCGATAAGATCTTACATCCAGGGGATGCTTTTGTGATCCCACAAAGTATGGTTCACATTCAATACAATTTGGGAACCACAAATGCAACACATTTGAGTAGTTTCAATAGCCAAAATCCTGGAGTACACGTGATCTCTTATCAACTCTTTGGTTCAAATCCACCAATTCTTGATGATGTTCTTGTTAAAGGTTTTCAATTGGATAAGAAAGTGGTTGATCATCTTCGAGCTCAGTTTTCGAGCAAATCGTGA
- the LOC107031263 gene encoding germin-like protein subfamily 1 member 7 isoform X2, whose product MHNLFVNGRFCKDPKLANADDFYASGFNVSGMPTPTNLGFSVNALNVNRMPGLNTLGISMARADLEPFGLISPHIHPRATELILVLEGTIYVGFVVPDTRNPFKSRLFDKILHPGDAFVIPQSMVHIQYNLGTTNATHLSSFNSQNPGVHVISYQLFGSNPPILDDVLVKGFQLDKKVVDHLRAQFSSKS is encoded by the exons ATGCATAACT TATTTGTGAATGGAAGATTTTGCAAAGACCCAAAGCTAGCAAATGCAGATGATTTCTATGCATCAGGTTTCAATGTAAGTGGAATGCCAACACCAACAAATCTTGGGTTTTCTGTGAATGCATTGAACGTAAATCGAATGCCAGGACTGAACACTCTAGGCATTTCGATGGCTCGTGCTGATCTTGAACCCTTTGGATTGATCTCACCACACATTCATCCTCGAGCAACTGAGCTAATACTCGTATTGGAAGGTACTATCTACGTTGGATTTGTTGTTCCTGATACACGAAATCCTTTCAAATCGAGGCTATTCGATAAGATCTTACATCCAGGGGATGCTTTTGTGATCCCACAAAGTATGGTTCACATTCAATACAATTTGGGAACCACAAATGCAACACATTTGAGTAGTTTCAATAGCCAAAATCCTGGAGTACACGTGATCTCTTATCAACTCTTTGGTTCAAATCCACCAATTCTTGATGATGTTCTTGTTAAAGGTTTTCAATTGGATAAGAAAGTGGTTGATCATCTTCGAGCTCAGTTTTCGAGCAAATCGTGA
- the LOC107030470 gene encoding histone-lysine N-methyltransferase 2D-like, protein MATSLHLLPSILFGLLFFSTPTLSRNFIFLDDTPIAPSPSDDTSTSISPLGSGDITISPSPQDSPVNVPVSPPSIISFSPQDSPVDAPVSPPSTGEISISPSPQDSPVDAPVSPPSTGEITISPSPQDSPVDAPVSPPSTGEITISPSPEEHKHHRPPTLSRNINFLDDTPIAPSPSDDTTTSISPLGSGDIIISPSPQDSPIDEPVIPPSTGEITISPSPQDSPIDAPVVPPSTGEDQSTPTPSPEVSSDAFQYLDDSRFSFLML, encoded by the exons ATGGCCACTTCTTTACACTTACTCCCCTCTATTCTCTTTGGTCTTTTGTTTTTCTCAACTCCAACTCTCTCtaggaattttatttttttggatgatACACCTATTGCACCTTCTCCTAGTGATGACACATCAACCTCAATTAGCCCATTAGGTTCAGGAGATATTACTATTTCACCATCTCCTCAGGATTCACCGGTAAATGTGCCAGTTAGCCCACCATCTATTATTTCATTCTCTCCTCAAGATTCACCGGTAGATGCGCCAGTTAGCCCACCATCTACCGGAGAAATTTCTATTTCACCCTCTCCTCAAGATTCACCTGTAGATGCGCCAGTTAGCCCACCATCTACAGGGGAAATTACTATTTCACCCTCTCCTCAAGATTCACCGGTAGATGCGCCAGTTAGCCCACCATCTACGGGAGAAATTACTATTTCACCTTCTCCTGAGGAACATAaacatcatcgtc CTCCAACTCTCTCTaggaatattaattttttggatGATACACCAATTGCACCTTCTcctagtgatgatacaacaacCTCAATTAGCCCATTAGGTTCCGGAgatattattatttcaccatCTCCTCAGGATTCACCGATAGATGAACCAGTTATCCCACCATCTACCGGAGAAATTACTATTTCACCCTCTCCTCAAGATTCACCAATAGATGCGCCAGTTGTCCCACCATCTACCGGAGAAGATCAATCAACACCAACTCCTTCTCCTGAAGTTTCAAGTGATGCTTTTCAATATTTAGATGATAGTCGTTTCTCTTTCTTAATGTTGTAA
- the LOC107031261 gene encoding histone-lysine N-methyltransferase ASHR2-like isoform X1: MENNQLLKVSEIEGRGRGIVSTQPLKPGQIILKDSPLLLYSASVKNSTFCSNCFRVILQSPIPCSWCSSSFFCTSNCQSIALSSSHTPWVCQSLTHLKNTFSSHSLNVDQQIQAFFLISAYNLAVISPSSFRVLLSLQGDSSFVSESDVLLLHSLVATCPSLNLGEFGFSKELTAALLAKDKVNAFGLMEPFEVDRERGVRAYGIYPMASFFNHDCLPNACRFEYVDTDVNSRSNTDIVVRVIHDVPEGREICLSYFPVNFKYAERQQRLKEDYGFTCNCDRCVVEANWSDGEDDAMDKEGEESEEEEEEDEEMEEDMDDEVNVNGEVEERDQDFPHAYFFLRYMCNRENCGGTLAPLPSPSSVMECNVCGNLSKSDEL; encoded by the coding sequence ATGGAGAACAATCAATTGTTAAAAGTTTCAGAAATtgaaggaagaggaagaggaattGTCTCTACTCAACCCCTAAAACCTGGACAAATTATCCTCAAAGACTCTCCTCTCCTTCTTTACTCTGCTTCTGTGAAGAACAGCACTTTTTGCTCAAATTGCTTCAGGGTAATCCTCCAATCTCCAATTCCTTGCTCATGGtgctcttcttcattcttctgTACCTCTAATTGTCAGTCTATAGCTTTATCCTCTTCTCATACTCCTTGGGTTTGCCAATCCTTAACTCACTTAAAAAACACCTTTTCTTCTCATAGTTTGAATGTTGATCAACAAATTCAAGCATTTTTTCTTATCTCAGCTTATAATTTAGCAGTGATTTCTCCTTCTTCGTTTCGTGTGCTGTTATCTCTTCAAGGGGATTCGTCATTTGTGTCGGAAAGTGATGTTCTTTTGCTTCATTCTCTCGTTGCTACGTGCCCGTCGTTGAATCTTGGTGAATTTGGGTTCTCTAAAGAGCTTACTGCGGCTCTTTTGGCTAAGGATAAGGTGAATGCATTTGGGTTGATGGAACCTTTTGAGGTTGATAGAGAAAGGGGTGTTAGGGCTTATGGGATTTATCCGATGGCGTCGTTTTTCAATCATGATTGTCTTCCGAATGCGTGTAGGTTTGAGTATGTTGATACGGATGTTAATAGCAGGAGTAATACTGACATTGTTGTTAGGGTGATTCATGATGTTCCTGAGGGGAGGGAGATTTGTTTGAGTTATTTCCCTGTGAATTTTAAGTATGCGGAAAGGCAGCAAAGGTTGAAGGAGGATTatggttttacttgcaattgtgATCGGTGTGTGGTTGAGGCTAATTGGTCTGATGGTGAGGATGATGCTATGGATAAAGAGGGTGAGgaaagtgaagaagaagaggaagaggatgAAGAGATGGAGGAAGACATGGATGATGAAGTAAATGTAAATGGCGAGGTGGAGGAGAGAGATCAAGATTTTCCTCACGCGTATTTCTTCCTTAGATACATGTGTAATCGAGAGAACTGCGGGGGTACATTGGCTCCGTTGCCTTCTCCATCCTCAGTTATGGAATGCAATGTTTGTGGTAATTTGAGCAAATCTGATGAGCTATAA
- the LOC107031261 gene encoding germin-like protein subfamily 1 member 17 isoform X3: protein MRMCWFITLAIIVFFLSPAYAYDLNPLQDLCVAANDSKASVLVNGKICKDPKLAKADDFFASGLNVSGNAVPQLGFAVNIVDVNKMPGLNTLGISIVRADLEPQGLSPLHTHPRATELITILEGTIYAGFLAPDASNIFKSRLFSKIMNPGDVFVIPQGLIHFQYNVGHKNATLLASFNSQNPGVVMIPSTIFASDPPILDDVLAKGFRLDKKVINDLRKKFP, encoded by the exons ATGAGGATGTGCTGGTTCATAACTTTAGCCAtcattgttttctttctttcccCTGCTTATGCTTATGATCTCAACCCTCTACAAGATCTATGTGTTGCAGCTAACGACTCTAAGGCTTCTG TCTTAGTGAATGGAAAGATTTGCAAAGACCCGAAGCTTGCAAAAGCGGATGATTTCTTTGCTTCAGGTCTTAATGTTAGTGGAAATGCAGTGCCTCAGTTAGGCTTTGCTGTAAATATTGTGGATGTAAACAAGATGCCTGGACTCAACACTCTTGGTATTTCTATAGTTCGTGCTGATTTGGAACCACAGGGTCTCTCTCCACTTCACACGCACCCTCGAGCTACTGAGCTTATAACTATCCTAGAGGGTACTATCTATGCAGGATTTCTTGCCCCTGATGCTTCAAACATCTTTAAAAGTCGTCTCTTCTCTAAAATCATGAATCCTGGTGATGTGTTTGTGATCCCACAGGGGCTTATTCACTTCCAGTATAACGTTGGACACAAAAATGCTACTCTGCTTGCTTCTTTCAATAGTCAAAATCCTGGAGTCGTCATGATTCCTAGTACAATCTTTGCTTCAGATCCACCTATTCTAGACGATGTTCTGGCTAAAGGCTTCCGTCTTGATAAGAAAGTGATTAATGATCTTCGAAAGAAATTCCCCTAG